The Procambarus clarkii isolate CNS0578487 chromosome 57, FALCON_Pclarkii_2.0, whole genome shotgun sequence genome has a segment encoding these proteins:
- the LOC123744985 gene encoding uncharacterized protein produces the protein MRRRIEMTRVCRSVDTVRGLGCWILTDITAMVVVSVLYCLAPSTSGFSYTYVLSGVAPRFPADLDSCLLLEQDFGPSSSVRCGAACIATPDCALFCVNGTVCSLFQARVTAQWAGSHDLNAKTFHKCFTALFSKGDIATAVPSSSTSTANGSMPSLAVDGYFCSSQAHCFVTNNISTPWWQVKYNLSQTVSRVIIQQDPKTLLSMEVRIGNALNSNLNSKFNASSSSPNGLFTFNIPASTGGKIITIVGKPGVMTLCLVQIIQ, from the exons atg AGGCGGCGTATCGAGATGACCCGCGTCTGCAGAAGTGTGGATACCGTCCGGGGGTTAGGTTGCTGGATCCTCACAGACATCACAGCGATGGTGGTGGTCAGCGTTCTGTACTGCCTGGCTCCATCTACCTCCGGCTTCTCGTACACTTATGTCTTAAGTGGG GTGGCTCCGAGGTTCCCGGCAGACCTGGACTCCTGCCTCCTGCTGGAGCAGGATTTTGGACCTTCCTCAAGCGTCCGATGTGGAGCTGCCTGCATCGCCACCCCCGACTGTGCTCTCTTCTGTGTTaatg GTACAGTGTGTAGTTTGTTCCAAGCTCGCGTGACCGCTCAGTGGGCGGGAAGCCACGATCTCAACGCTAAGACTTTCCACAAGTGCTTCACCGCTTTGTTCAGCAAGGGAGACATTGCGACCGCCGTGCCTTCCAGTTCGACCTCCACGGCCAACGGTTCCATGCCTTCGCTGGCGGTCGATGGCTACTTCTGCTCGTCTCAAGCTCACTGTTTTGTAACTAACAACATCTCAACCCCCTGGTGGCAGGTCAAGTATAATCTTAGTCAGACCGTTAGTCGGGTGATTATCCAGCAAGATCCCAAGACTCTCCTGTCTATGGAAgtgcgcattggaaatgcattgaATTCCAACTTAAACTCAAAGTTTAatgcctcctcctcttctcccaaCGGCCTGTTTACTTTCAACATTCCTGCATCGACAGGAGGCAAGATCATTACTATCGTTGGTAAACCTGGAGTTATGACCCTTTGTCTCGTCCAGATTATACAATAG
- the LOC123744903 gene encoding uncharacterized protein, whose product MDLDPYEGFSKTVSSLVICAHPGCDRVKSKSKSKPNKGEGCVVPEHQGCGTDSKLGKGEVSCRPKEPRIQLLGKSRSLAKLDTFQHDREWFPLLGSLKPVTAVVARGTQTVAVSIYRFPVESRSLPVPWSRRLRTVSRASQTERNAGKLVDKTPTWPGWDLLPQEVFIIEDITTEKSLNTLMETFLVNTLKNISVQEPTPRGTPSRTPLIPRCTPGYKRPKTKWPSTLPRRDDQEVFIQSSSGKTRAVGTNTAHVGWPHPRPRNLRLRLSRDLSYGWRSNPDTANAATQTEY is encoded by the coding sequence ATGGACCTGGACCCGTACGAGGGCTTCTCCAAGACTGTGTCATCACTAGTCATTTGCGCCCATCCTGGATGTGATCGCGTGAAATCTAAGTCAAAGTCAAAGCCAAACAAGGGTGAGGGTTGTGTCGTTCCAGAGCACCAAGGGTGTGGAACAGATTCTAAACTGGGGAAGGGTGAGGTGTCGTGTCGGCCGAAGGAGCCAAGAATCCAGTTATTAGGCAAAAGCCGTAGTTTGGCCAAATTGGACACTTTTCAACATGACCGTGAGTGGTTTCCTCTCCTTGGATCACTAAAGCCCGTGACCGCAGTGGTTGCGCGTGGGACCCAAACTGTAGCAGTCTCTATATATAGATTCCCTGTCGAGAGCCGCAGTTTGCCAGTTCCCTGGAGTCGACGACTGCGTACAGTGTCGAGAGCATCACAAACGGAGAGAAACGCTGGCAAACTCGTCGACAAAACCCCGACGTGGCCCGGGTGGGACTTGTTGCCACAGGAAGTCTTTATTATAGAAGACATTACTACTGAAAAATCTCTGAACACATTGATGGAAACCTTCCTCGTTAATACTCTTAAGAACATCAGTGTCCAAGAACCCACCCCTCGAGGAACTCCCTCTCGTACCCCTCTCATCCCCAGGTGCACTCCGGGTtacaagcgtcccaaaacaaaatgGCCTTCGACGCTTCCGCGACGAGACGACCAGGAGGTCTTCATCCAGTCTTCGTCAGGCAAGACCCGGGCAGTAGGGACCAACACTGCGCATGTGGGCTGGCCTCACCCGCGTCCTCGGAACCTCCGCCTGCGGCTCTCTCGGGACCTCTCCTACGGCTGGCGCAGCAACCCAGATACTGCCAACGCTGCCACGCAGACGGAATATTAG